From Cardiocondyla obscurior isolate alpha-2009 linkage group LG09, Cobs3.1, whole genome shotgun sequence, one genomic window encodes:
- the LOC139105298 gene encoding zinc finger CCCH domain-containing protein 10-like: MAYFGEPAQKQQLCRDFQRGACSNSYCAFVHPYRYCFNYQNKKCTNAQCRFLHVTSVEQARYEATGLTSAKLRYEVGRTLQNSIICGDYKAGRCNRTDCQRRHIGHDEKLECIVCCGEIVLDTFGASSCGHVYCYTCALKCQGPPRPYTMLTVVCPVCRSVASYEQLH, from the exons atggcatattttgGGGAACcag ctCAAAAACAACAACTCTGCCGCGACTTCCAGCGAGGAGCCTGCTCGAATAgttattgcgcgtttgtgcacccTTACAGGTATTGCTTCAATTACCAAAATAAgaagtgcacaaacgcgcaatgcaGATTCCTGCATGTAACGAGTGTGGAGCAGGCTCGTTACGAGGCCACCGGATTGACGTCAGCGAAATTACGCTACGAAGTTGGACGCACCCTGCAGAATTCCATCATCTGCGGGGACTACAAGGCCGGCAGGTGCAACAGGACGGACTGCCAACGTCGGCATATCGGGCACGACGAAAAACTAGAGTGCATAGTGTGCTGCGGCGAAATTGTGTTAGACACGTTCGGGGCGTCCAGTTGCGGGCACGTGTATTGCTACACGTGTGCCCTAAAGTGCCAAGGCCCCCCGCGTCCGTACACTATGCTTACGGTTGTGTGCCCGGTATGCCGATCCGTCGCCAGCTATGAGCAGTTGCATtag
- the LOC139105689 gene encoding uncharacterized protein, with protein sequence MFHEVRRCTKSVCLSGTTCKFVHLNQDEVDEINHHHVRPMTETAFCELKRLAYLLRETYPPDQRPHTCTKTLLGECMWECLSCENGTFPKDNTPRCNFCQVQHFKGIQALICGHSFCTPCMKVIPFAMQGQVPKHLCTVCKQWKVQINLYTD encoded by the exons ATGTTCCACGAGGTCCGGCGGTGTACAAAGTCGGTGTGCCTGTCAGGAACGACGTGCAAATTCGTCCACCTCAACCAGGATGAGGTGGATGAAATTAATCATCATCATGTGCGGCCGATGACGGAAACGGCGTTTTGCGAACTAAAACGCCTAGCGTACCTGTTACGCGAAACGTACCCGCCGGATCAGAGGCCTCACACGTGCACAAAGACTTTACTCGGAGAGTGCATGTGGGAGTGCCTCTCTTGCGAGAATGGAACATTTccca agGATAACACGCCGAGATGCAACTTCTGTCAGGTGCAGCATTTCAAAGGGATCCAGGCCCTAATTTGCGGTCACTCcttttgcacaccgtgcatgAAAGTGATACCATTTGCCATGCAGGGCCAAGTGCCCAAACATctctgcacggtgtgcaaacaGTGGAAGGTGCAGATCAatctat acaCTGACTAA